A window of the Vicugna pacos chromosome 32, VicPac4, whole genome shotgun sequence genome harbors these coding sequences:
- the CCDC117 gene encoding coiled-coil domain-containing protein 117 has protein sequence MAALGRPFSGLPLSGGSDFLQPPAAFPGRAFPPGADGAELAPRSGPRAAPSSPGGSAARGRVSVHCRKKHKREEEDDDCPVRKKRLTEAGLCAGPNDWILCAHQDIEGHGVNPCTSGLSAPGMLDVICEEMDQTTGEPQCEVARRRLQEIEDRIIDEDEEVEADRNVNHLPSLVLSDTMKTGLKREFDEVFTKKMIESMSRPSMELVLWKPLPELLSDKPKPSSNAKNYTGESQTKHAAAGTAFPQRTELFLEPRQTGLPVYNSLETAACTEEEMEL, from the exons ATGGCGGCGCTCGGCCGGCCCTTCAGCGGTCTTCCCCTGAGCGGCGGCTCGGACTTCCTGCAGCCGCCGGCGGCCTTCCCTGGCCGGGCCTTCCCGCCGGGGGCGGACGGCGCCGAGCTGGCCCCGCGGTCGGGACCCCGCGCCGCCCCGAGCAGCCCCGGTGGGAGCGCGGCGCGCGGACG TGTTTCAGTTCACTGTAGAAAGAAACACAAGCgagaggaggaggatgatga ttgtccagtaagaaagaaaaggctAACTGAAGCAGGGCTCTGTGCTGGTCCTAATGACTGGATTCTTTGTGCACATCAGGATATAGAGGGTCATGGAGTAAATCCATGCACTAGTGGCCTTTCTGCGCCTGGCATGTTAGATGTTATTTGTGAAGAGATGGATCAGACAACAGGAGAACCACAGTGTGAAGTTGCCCGAAGGAGGCTTCAGGAAATTGAGGACAG AATAATTGACGAAGATGAAGAAGTTGAAGCTGACAGAAATGTTAACCATCTCCCCAGCCTTGTCCTTTCTGATACCATGAAAACAGGTTTGAAGAGGGAATTTGATGAAGTCTTTACAAAGAAAATGATTGAGTCCAT GAGCCGTCCTTCCATGGAGCTTGTGCTCTGGAAACCTCTCCCTGAACTCCTTTCTGATAAGCCAAAGCCGTCATCTAATGCTAAGAACTACACAGGAGAGAGCCAAACTAAGCATGCAGCTGCTGGCACTGCCTTCCCTCAAAGAACTGAACTGTTCTTGGAACCTCGGCAAACAGGGTTGCCTGTTTACAATAGTTTGGAGACAGCTGCTTGCACAGAAGAAGAGATGGAACTCTAG